Proteins from a genomic interval of Deltaproteobacteria bacterium:
- a CDS encoding WecB/TagA/CpsF family glycosyltransferase produces the protein MPSTVNRDKDSVGFMDVDIAIVDEKQLFDRIILFVRQEKPRKVLYVNAHCMVISRKDKVYRNILNNAHLVYADGISLVWGARLLGHYLPGRLTAADFMPRFFSLFAEAGLRVYMLGARPGVAETAAQRLREDNPGLEIVGTQHGYFKERESERIIEGINRADPHILMVGMGVPYQEKWIDQHYDELNASVIWGVGALFDFLSGRLARGPQWLLASGFEWLCRLVAEPRRLWQRYLVGNLLFVWYVLRWKLENKKS, from the coding sequence ATGCCTTCCACGGTAAACAGAGACAAAGATTCCGTAGGTTTCATGGATGTTGATATAGCAATAGTCGATGAAAAGCAACTTTTTGACAGAATTATTCTTTTTGTCCGGCAGGAGAAACCGCGCAAGGTCCTGTACGTGAACGCCCACTGCATGGTGATATCAAGAAAAGATAAGGTGTATCGCAATATTTTAAATAACGCGCATTTGGTGTACGCAGACGGTATTAGCCTTGTATGGGGGGCCAGGCTGTTGGGTCATTACCTGCCTGGCCGGTTGACGGCCGCTGATTTTATGCCAAGGTTTTTCAGTCTTTTTGCAGAAGCGGGGCTCAGAGTCTACATGTTGGGGGCGCGTCCTGGTGTGGCAGAGACTGCGGCACAAAGGCTCAGGGAGGACAACCCTGGACTCGAGATTGTTGGCACACAACACGGATACTTCAAAGAACGGGAGTCCGAGAGAATAATTGAAGGGATCAACAGGGCCGACCCTCATATATTGATGGTCGGCATGGGGGTGCCTTATCAGGAGAAGTGGATCGATCAGCACTATGACGAGCTGAATGCTTCTGTGATCTGGGGGGTGGGGGCCTTGTTCGATTTCCTTTCAGGCAGGCTTGCGCGCGGACCTCAGTGGTTGTTGGCCAGTGGATTTGAGTGGCTTTGCAGGCTGGTGGCAGAGCCTAGGCGGCTGTGGCAGCGCTATCTTGTCGGGAATCTTTTGTTTGTCTGGTATGTCTTGCGCTGGAAGCTGGAGAACAAAAAGAGCTAA
- a CDS encoding glycosyltransferase family 2 protein produces the protein MVVFDYFFWISGGLLLAVMVYLWFLAVVSLIPERTVAITKESQTRFAILIPAHNEAAVIRATLESVKTLDYSEMLYDVIVIADNCTDETAELARQYEARVLERKDERERGKGFALQWAFESLKARGDFAGYDAFVIIDADTVFDPLFLEAMNKRIAKGEMAIQGYYDVKNPGASPMASLSYLGFALSRNLRYKGRTSLGWSSNLLGNGMCFSKEIIRRFGWDATSIVEDMEYAVMLRLNGITVSFGPEALVFAEIPDTFKDSKIQRSRWDIGRFQVRNRYLVQLIKEALRKRDIGYLDMAMELLIPPFSLFVVLCLILFGLFLSSSFTAIDTLSTMWFTIILMLVTYILLGLVKAKTGWRTYINLVYAPFFLMWRVKTVIWGYFAKVGKHWIKTARKDILK, from the coding sequence ATGGTTGTATTCGATTATTTTTTCTGGATATCAGGCGGACTGCTCCTTGCGGTTATGGTTTACCTGTGGTTTCTGGCTGTTGTGAGTCTTATACCGGAAAGAACGGTCGCTATTACCAAAGAGTCTCAGACAAGATTTGCGATTTTGATTCCAGCGCATAATGAAGCGGCGGTTATAAGGGCCACTCTGGAGAGTGTGAAAACGTTAGATTACTCGGAGATGCTATATGACGTGATTGTCATTGCCGACAATTGCACGGATGAAACGGCCGAACTGGCCAGACAATATGAGGCTAGAGTGCTGGAGAGGAAAGACGAAAGAGAAAGGGGTAAAGGCTTTGCCCTACAGTGGGCTTTTGAAAGTCTGAAAGCAAGAGGAGATTTTGCCGGTTATGATGCCTTTGTTATCATAGATGCCGATACAGTATTTGATCCACTTTTTTTGGAGGCAATGAATAAGAGAATAGCAAAGGGCGAGATGGCCATTCAGGGGTATTATGACGTTAAAAATCCTGGAGCATCTCCCATGGCGAGTCTTTCATATCTCGGTTTTGCCTTGAGTCGAAACCTCAGGTACAAGGGCAGAACCAGCTTGGGTTGGTCCAGCAATCTTTTGGGGAACGGCATGTGTTTTTCAAAGGAGATCATAAGGCGGTTCGGGTGGGATGCCACCTCCATAGTGGAGGACATGGAGTATGCCGTGATGTTGCGCTTAAACGGCATAACGGTCTCTTTTGGGCCGGAGGCTCTGGTATTTGCTGAAATCCCCGATACATTTAAGGATTCGAAAATACAGCGCTCGCGCTGGGATATTGGTAGATTTCAGGTCAGAAACAGGTATCTTGTGCAGCTTATTAAAGAGGCTCTCAGAAAGAGGGACATAGGCTATTTGGACATGGCTATGGAGCTGCTCATTCCGCCCTTTTCACTATTTGTAGTACTTTGCCTCATATTATTCGGGCTATTTCTTAGCAGTTCTTTTACAGCAATCGATACACTTTCGACCATGTGGTTTACTATAATATTGATGCTCGTCACATACATACTGCTCGGCCTGGTTAAGGCCAAGACGGGCTGGAGAACGTATATAAACCTTGTGTATGCCCCTTTTTTCCTTATGTGGAGGGTGAAGACGGTAATATGGGGATACTTTGCCAAGGTTGGAAAACATTGGATAAAGACAGCAAGGAAGGATATTTTGAAATAA